One Diospyros lotus cultivar Yz01 chromosome 1, ASM1463336v1, whole genome shotgun sequence genomic window carries:
- the LOC127794709 gene encoding uncharacterized protein LOC127794709 isoform X2: MEVALKKYFGYSAFRRCQKEVIEKILQGRDCLVIMATGSGKSLCYQVPPLIARKTAIVISPLLSLMQDQVMALRQRGIKAEHLSSAQTDSSVQRNAQSGQFDILYMTPEKACSISSSFWLNLLNNGICLLAVDEAHCISEWGHDFRVEYKQLDKLRNILTDVPFVGLTATATEKVQSDIMNSLKMRDPYIAVGSFDRNNLFYGVKYFNGSSFVDELVGEVSKCVATAGSTIIYCTTVRDTEQIFKSLLKEGIKAGIYHGQMNNKARVESHSSFVRDELHVMVATIAFGMGIDKPNIRYVIHYGCPKSLESYYQESGRCGRDGIASTCWLYYTRADFAKADFYCREAKSENQRTAIMESFMAARSYCMLTTCRRKYLLDYFGEKYASDNCGTCDNCTTSQKKSDMCREAFLLMACIRSCRGNWGLNMPVDILRGSRSKKILDAQFDKLPFHGLGKELSANWWKALGYQLISHGYLSETVKDVYNFVCVSPKGLQFLSSSKPDHQPALVLPVTSEMSSKDENRNRVGAVGVFNGFTPLEYEGLSEAEVQLYKMLLDERMKLARAIRTAPYAICGDQTLKKIALARPSTKARLANIDGVNQHLLSKYGDHFVQNVQSLSRDLKLSLDGDASAQNTITKPFHTIPNSDRKLTPSKIETWRMWQEDGVSVKKIANFPGRSAPIKEETVHQYILDAAQEGRPVDWTRFSQEIGLTSEIFANIQGAISKVGSRDRLKPIKNELPEEISYMHIKACLKMQDLGISADVIAPGQHLCQAEEHSIETSDLLAKSGCPCHMEEEPCESNIPVGTMVGEYSSDKSKEADSNFPANNTSPKQPTVSIDDLPSPNKRQKVNKSLLALEATESSLLNWLKNYGDGVCLSDILEHFNGSTGELVLELLSCLEALTNS; encoded by the exons ATGGAAGTCGCCCTTAAG AAATACTTTGGGTATTCGGCATTTCGGCGATGTCAGAAAGAGGTCATTGAGAAAATTTTACAGGGAAGAGATTGCCTGGTTATCATGGCCACTGGAAGTGGAAAATCTCTGTG CTATCAGGTCCCTCCACTGATTGCCAGAAAAACTGCTATTGTCATAAGCCCTCTTTTGTCCTTGATGCAAGATCAG GTAATGGCTTTGCGACAACGAGGCATTAAAGCCGAGCATCTCTCTAGTGCTCAAACTGACTCTAGTGTGCAGCGCAATGCCCAGAGTGGTCAATTTGATATTCTGTACATGACTCCTGAAAAGGCATGCTCTATATCTTCCAG CTTTTGGTTAAATTTGCTAAACAATGGAATATGCCTATTGGCTGTTGATGAAGCACATTGCATTTCAGAGTGGGGCCATGATTTCAG GGTGGAATACAAGCAGCTAGACAAGTTGCGCAATATTCTTACGGATGTTCCATTTGTTGGCTTAACAGCAACTGCTACTGAAAA GGTTCAGAGTGACATCATGAATTCCTTGAAGATGAGAGACCCTTACATTGCTGTTGGTTCATTTGATCGCAACAATCTTTTCTATGGAGTCAAATATTTCAATGGTTCTTCATTCGTGGATGAGCTTGTTGGAGAAGTCTCTAAATGTGTGGCCACTGCTGGTTCAACTATCATATACTGCACAACTGTTAGAGATACTGAACAG ATTTTCAAGTCACTTCTCAAGGAAGGAATCAAGGCTGGAATCTATCATGGCCAAATGAATAATAAAGCTCGTGTGGAGTCCCACAG CTCATTTGTGAGAGATGAATTGCATGTTATGGTAGCAACTATTGCTTTTGGCATGGGCATTGATAAACCAAACATAAGGTATGTGATACACTATGGCTGCCCAAAAAGTTTAGAGTCCTATTACCAGGAAAGCGGACGATGTGGTCGAGATGGTATAGCTTCTACATGCTGGCTTTATTATACAAGAGCCGACTTTGCAAAAGCTGATTTCTACTGCAGAGAAGCAAAATCG GAAAATCAAAGAACAGCTATTATGGAGTCGTTTATGGCTGCACGAAGTTATTGCATGCTGACAACTTGTAGAAGAAAGTATTTGCTGGACTATTTTGGGGAAAAATATGCATCTGATAATTGTG GAACTTGTGATAATTGTACCACCTCACAGAAGAAGAGCGACATGTGTAGAGAAGCATTTCTTCTAATGGCCTGTATTAGGTCATGTAGGGGTAATTGGGGCCTCAATATGCCTGTAGACATTCTGCGTGGATCTCGG TCTAAGAAAATTCTCGATGCTCAGTTTGACAAGCTCCCATTTCATGGGCTTGGGAAAGAGTTGTCAGCAAATTGGTGGAAAGCACTAGGTTACCAATTAATTTCTCACG GTTATTTGTCTGAGACTGTTAAAGATGTGTATAACTTTGtgtg TGTCAGTCCTAAAGGATTGCAGTTTCTGAGTTCATCAAAACCTGATCATCAACCTGCCTTAGTTCTGCCAGTGACCAGTGAAATGTCCAGcaaagatgaaaacagaaacAGAGTAGGTGCAGTTGGAGTTTTCAATGGTTTCACTCCTCTGGAATATGAGGGTCTGTCAGAG GCTGAAGTACAGCTATACAAAATGCTTTTAGATGAGAGAATGAAGCTTGCAAGAGCCATCAGAACTGCTCC GTATGCGATATGTGGTGATCAAACGTTGAAAAAGATAGCACTGGCAAGGCCCTCTACTAAAGCGAGATTAGCAAACATTGATGGTGTCAACCAG CACCTTCTGTCTAAGTACGGAGATCATTTTGTTCAAAATGTCCAATCTCTATCACGAGATTTAAAGCTTTCACTGGATGGGGATGCAAGTGCACAAAATACTATTACGAAACCCTTCCATACAATACCAAACTCCGACAGAAAACTAACACCATCCAAAATTGAGACTTGGAGAATGTGGCAAGAGGATGGTGTATCAGTAAAGAAAATTGCT AATTTCCCTGGCAGATCAGCCCCAATAAAAGAGGAAACCGTTCACCAATATATCCTTGATGCTGCTCAAGAGGGACGTCCAGTTGATTGGACCAGATTCAGCCAGGAGATTGGATTAACAAGTGAGATTTTTGCAAATATACAGGGAGCTATCTCAAAAGTTGGTTCAAGAGACAGATTGAAGCCTATTAAAAATGAGTTACCAGAAGAA ATAAGTTATATGCATATCAAGGCATGTTTGAAGATGCAGGATTTGGGGATATCAGCAGATGTAATTGCCCCTGGCCAACACCTTTGCCAAGCAGAGGAGCATTCTATTGAGACATCAGATTTACTTGCAAAATCTGGCTGTCCATGCCATATGGAAGAAGAGCCTTGTGAATCTAATATACCTGTCGGGACGATGGTTGGTGAATATTCTTCAGATAAAAGCAAAGAGGCAGATTCTAATTTCCCAGCGAATAACACAAGCCCAAAACAACCCACAGTCTCAATTGATGATCTGCCTTCCCCTAACAAACGCCAAAAAGTTAACAAGAGTTTACTTGCATTGGAGGCAACGGAGAGCTCACTGTTAAACTGGCTTAAGAATTATGGTGATGGG GTTTGCCTATCTGATATTTTGGAGCATTTCAATGGTTCCACAGGAGAGTTGGTGCTTGAACTACTGAGCTGCCTGGAGG CGCTTACCAATAGTTGA
- the LOC127806830 gene encoding bifunctional bis(5'-adenosyl)-triphosphatase/adenylylsulfatase FHIT, which translates to MAKAVKLLLASLPPSRSPRSAAANYQLRITRASSTSSYTHSKMDSENYTFGPYKIDHKEVFYSTDLSYAMVNLRPLLPGHVLVCPRREVKRFVDLTAEETGDLWLTAQKVGSRLENYHRASSLTFAIQDGPQAGQTVPHVHIHILPRQSGDFEKNDEIYDAINEKEKELSQKLDLDKERKDRSLEEMAGEAAEYRRLLL; encoded by the exons ATGGCGAAAGCCGTCAAGCTGTTGTTGGCTTCACTGCCTCCTTCCAGAAGCCCCCGATCCGCCGCCGCCAATTACCAACTTCGCATCACCAGAGCTTCTTCTACGTCTTCTTATACACACTCCAAG ATGGATTCGGAGAACTACACATTCGGACCATACAAAATCGACCACAAGGAGGTCTTCTACTCCACTGACCTCTCGTACGCTATGGTTAATCTCCGGCCTCTTCTCCCTGGT CATGTTCTTGTCTGCCCGAGGCGTGAAGTGAAGCGCTTCGTTGATCTCACTGCTGAGGAGACTGGTGATCTGTGGCTCACAGCGCAGAAGGTTGGTAGTAGGCTGGAGAACTACCACCGAGCATCATCACTAACATTTGCTATCCAA GATGGTCCCCAGGCAGGGCAGACGGTCCCTCACGTTCACATCCATATCCTTCCACGACAAAGCGGCGACTTTGAGAAAAATGACGAAATCTATGATGCT ATTaatgagaaggagaaggaacTAAGCCAGAAGCTTGACTTGGACAAGGAAAGGAAGGACAGAAGCCTTGAGGAGATGGCTGGAGAGGCAGCTGAATATAGAAGGCTTCTGTTGTAG
- the LOC127806808 gene encoding uncharacterized protein LOC127806808 isoform X1 has protein sequence MLASAAATLNSCSLSALPVAGSRFQRRLPAPLCSPPYLPQKMIISPCTTPAGGSGGWEGTSSVKTAVAAVDSSEPAEKLQQQATTKYYFVVANAKFMLDEEEHFKELMYERLRYYGERNKEQDFWLVIEPKFLDKFPNIINRLKRPAVALVSTNGPWITFMKLRLDRVLTESHEADSLEEALASNPVDLEFEKPEKWVAPYTKYEFGWWEPFLPPGSQKPKA, from the exons ATGTTAGCTTCAGCAGCAGCTACTCTGAATTCTTGCTCGTTGAGCGCCTTGCCGGTCGCCGGCAGCCGCTTCCAACGCCGACTACCGGCGCCTCTATGCTCGCCCCCATATCTCCCCCAGAAAATGATCATTAGCCCTTGCACCACCCCCGCCGGCGGCAGCGGCGGTTGGGAAGGAACTTCCTCTGTGAAGACGGCAGTTGCAGCCGTTGATTCCTCTGAACCGGCCGAGAAG TTGCAGCAACAGGCCACAACCAAGTATTATTTCGTAGTAGCAAATGCAAAATTCATGCTGGACGAGGAGGAGCACTTCAAGGAACTGATGTACGAGCGGCTTCGTTACTATGGAGAGCGTAACAAAGAGCAGGATTTCTGGCTTGTGATTGAACCCAAGTTCTTGGATAAGTTTCCTAACATTATCAACCGACTTAAGAGACCTGCCGTTGCTCTTGTTTCAACTAATGGCCCATGGATCAC GTTCATGAAGCTAAGGCTAGACAGAGTTTTAACAGAAAGCCACGAGGCAGACAGTCTGGAAGAAGCTTTGGCATCTAACCCTGTTGATTTAGAGTTTGAGAAGCCGGAAAAGTGGGTGGCACCCTATACGAAGTATGAGTTTGGCTGGTGGGAGCCGTTCTTGCCGCCAGGATCACAAAAGCCAAAAGCGTAG
- the LOC127794752 gene encoding calcium uniporter protein 6, mitochondrial-like codes for MWRSSCLLLSRTLKSAARCGPSPPLGLSRLCAAAAFSTEGSSCGGGGGGGGEGESISFAEAKRLMRLVNVDALKMKLGTEGKEVIGYSDLLQACEAMGVAKSRDEATAFARVLDEAGVILLFRDKVYLHPDKVVDLVRRAVPLVLSSEDDPRREELKMLQENKGKIDMLAHRQVRRILWSGLGMAIVQVGLFFRLTFWEFSWDVMEPIAFFATATGIVIGYAYFLFTSRDPSYQDLMKRLYLSRQRRLIKKHNFDVNRFMELQKQCKHPLDASPITKNSRGAELEPEDAFH; via the exons ATGTGGAGATCGTCTTGTCTTTTGTTGAGTCGGACTCTCAAGTCGGCGGCTCGCTGCGGGCCGTCGCCGCCGCTAGGGTTGAGCCGCCTGTGCGCCGCCGCCGCGTTCTCGACGGAGGGGAGTTcctgcggcggcggcggcggcggcgggggGGAAGGGGAGAGCATTTCGTTCGCCGAGGCGAAGAGGCTGATGAGGCTGGTGAATGTGGATGCTTTGAAGATGAAGCTCGGCACGGAGGGGAAGGAGGTGATCGGCTACTCCGATCTCCTCCAGGCCTGCGAGGCCATGGGCGTAGCTAAATCGCGCGACGAGGCCACCGCCTTTGCGCGCGTTCTCGACGAGGCCGGTGTTATTCTTCTCTTCAGAGATAAAGTTTATCTTCATCCTGATAAG GTCGTGGATCTGGTTAGAAGAGCAGTGCCCCTTGTGCTGTCTTCTGAAGATGACCCCAGGAGGGAAGAGCTAAAAATGCTGCAGGAGAATAAGGGAAAAATTGACATGCTGGCTCACAGACAGGTCCGGCGCATCCTTTGGTCAGGGCTAGGAATGGCTATTGTACAGGTCGGGCTCTTCTTTCGCCTGACATTCTGGGAATTCTCTTGGGATGTTATGGAGCCAATTGCATTTTTCGCCACAGCCACTGGCATAGTCATTGGTTATGCCTACTTCCTTTTTACCTCAAGAGACCCATCTTACCAGGACCTAATGAAGCGGCTATATCTATCGAGGCAGAGGAGGCTGATCAAGAAGCATAATTTCGATGTCAACAGGTTCATGGAATTACAGAAGCAATGCAAGCATCCCTTAGATGCTTCTCCAATCACCAAAAATAGTAGAGGGGCAGAACTCGAACCTGAAGATGCTTTTCATTAG
- the LOC127806821 gene encoding 50S ribosomal protein L17, chloroplastic, with product MAACASTTWSMSSLRSALPSVQLQRPLQLPSIGFSIASSSSRLRISLPKPKSLGCFVGLAPLHPLLPLASQEFTSFDHSFTIIDNGGRFFAMRHGKRVPKLNRPPDQRRALLRGLTSQLLKHGRIKTTRARARAMRKYVDKMITLAKEGSLHKRRQALGFIYEKQIVHALFAEVEERYGERNGGYTRIIRTLPRRGDNAPMAYIELV from the exons ATGGCAGCCTGTGCGAGCACTACTTGGAGCATGTCGTCTCTCCGATCTGCCCTGCCCTCTGTGCAATTGCAAAGGCCTCTTCAGCTTCCCTCAATTGGCTTCTCGATTGCTTCTTCTTCGTCCCGCCTCAGAATCTCTCTTCCCAAGCCCAAATCACTCGGTTGTTTCGTCGGCCTGGCTCCTCTTCACCCGCTTCTCCCCCTCGCCTCTCAAG AATTCACTAGCTTTGACCATAGTTTTACCATTATCGACAATGGGGGCCGATTCTTTGCCATGAGACACGGGAAGAGAGTCCCGAAACTCAACAGACCCCCGGACCAGCGCCGTGCATTGTTGCGAGGCCTCACAAGTCAGCTCCTCAAGCACGGACGCATCAAGACTACCAGAGCAAGGGCTAGAGCGATGAGGAAGTATGTTGATAAAATGATCACGCTGGCCAAAGAGGGATCCCTACATAAGAGAAGACAGGCTCTTGGGTTCATCTACGAGAAACAGATTGTCCATGCATTGTTTGCGGAGGTTGAAGAAAGGTATGGAGAGCGGAACGGTGGATACACGAGAATAATCAGAACCCTGCCAAGGCGAGGGGACAATGCGCCTATGGCCTATATTGAGCTTGTCTAA
- the LOC127790569 gene encoding LOB domain-containing protein 4-like, whose product MPLRASKTAHSTLEHLGCCKYPVVTGYWSPAPGMSMPCAACKLLRRRCTKDCILLPYFPPTEPDKFEAVHRVFGASNFCKMLQVIPIDNREDAVTSMVYEAKARLRDPVYGCVACIASLQCQVSQLQSQLNTALLEAMTLRAQLAKALSKADAAQGCSSTDMAETHQSYYQLQPAEYSNYHTGIFSSYHSESWCQLEDTC is encoded by the exons ATGCCGCTAAGAGCGTCTAAAACAGCACACAGCACT TTGGAGCATCTTGGTTGCTGTAAGTACCCAGTTGTAACTGGTTACTGGTCTCCAGCTCCAGGTATGAGCATGCCTTGTGCGGCTTGCAAGCTTCTCCGCAGGCGATGCACCAAGGACTGCATCCTACTGCCATACTTCCCACCAACTGAACCTGACAAATTCGAAGCCGTGCACCGGGTTTTCGGTGCCAGTAATTTCTGCAAGATGTTGCAA GTGATTCCAATTGATAATAGAGAAGATGCCGTGACCAGCATGGTTTATGAGGCCAAGGCAAGGCTGAGAGACCCTGTATATGGGTGCGTGGCCTGCATCGCATCTCTGCAATGTCAAGTTTCCCAGTTGCAGTCGCAGCTAAATACAGCGCTGTTGGAAGCCATGACATTGAGAGCTCAACTGGCCAAGGCCTTATCGAAGGCGGATGCCGCCCAAGGCTGTTCATCAACCGATATGGCAGAGACCCACCAAAGTTATTACCAATTGCAGCCGGCTGAGTACAGCAATTATCATACTGGTATCTTCAGTTCGTACCATTCAGAGTCTTGGTGCCAACTTGAGGATACTTGTTAA
- the LOC127794709 gene encoding uncharacterized protein LOC127794709 isoform X1, whose protein sequence is MEVALKKYFGYSAFRRCQKEVIEKILQGRDCLVIMATGSGKSLCYQVPPLIARKTAIVISPLLSLMQDQVMALRQRGIKAEHLSSAQTDSSVQRNAQSGQFDILYMTPEKACSISSSFWLNLLNNGICLLAVDEAHCISEWGHDFRVEYKQLDKLRNILTDVPFVGLTATATEKVQSDIMNSLKMRDPYIAVGSFDRNNLFYGVKYFNGSSFVDELVGEVSKCVATAGSTIIYCTTVRDTEQIFKSLLKEGIKAGIYHGQMNNKARVESHSSFVRDELHVMVATIAFGMGIDKPNIRYVIHYGCPKSLESYYQESGRCGRDGIASTCWLYYTRADFAKADFYCREAKSENQRTAIMESFMAARSYCMLTTCRRKYLLDYFGEKYASDNCGTCDNCTTSQKKSDMCREAFLLMACIRSCRGNWGLNMPVDILRGSRSKKILDAQFDKLPFHGLGKELSANWWKALGYQLISHGYLSETVKDVYNFVCVSPKGLQFLSSSKPDHQPALVLPVTSEMSSKDENRNRVGAVGVFNGFTPLEYEGLSEAEVQLYKMLLDERMKLARAIRTAPYAICGDQTLKKIALARPSTKARLANIDGVNQHLLSKYGDHFVQNVQSLSRDLKLSLDGDASAQNTITKPFHTIPNSDRKLTPSKIETWRMWQEDGVSVKKIANFPGRSAPIKEETVHQYILDAAQEGRPVDWTRFSQEIGLTSEIFANIQGAISKVGSRDRLKPIKNELPEEISYMHIKACLKMQDLGISADVIAPGQHLCQAEEHSIETSDLLAKSGCPCHMEEEPCESNIPVGTMVGEYSSDKSKEADSNFPANNTSPKQPTVSIDDLPSPNKRQKVNKSLLALEATESSLLNWLKNYGDGVCLSDILEHFNGSTGELVLELLSCLEGEFLIFKKNGLYRLM, encoded by the exons ATGGAAGTCGCCCTTAAG AAATACTTTGGGTATTCGGCATTTCGGCGATGTCAGAAAGAGGTCATTGAGAAAATTTTACAGGGAAGAGATTGCCTGGTTATCATGGCCACTGGAAGTGGAAAATCTCTGTG CTATCAGGTCCCTCCACTGATTGCCAGAAAAACTGCTATTGTCATAAGCCCTCTTTTGTCCTTGATGCAAGATCAG GTAATGGCTTTGCGACAACGAGGCATTAAAGCCGAGCATCTCTCTAGTGCTCAAACTGACTCTAGTGTGCAGCGCAATGCCCAGAGTGGTCAATTTGATATTCTGTACATGACTCCTGAAAAGGCATGCTCTATATCTTCCAG CTTTTGGTTAAATTTGCTAAACAATGGAATATGCCTATTGGCTGTTGATGAAGCACATTGCATTTCAGAGTGGGGCCATGATTTCAG GGTGGAATACAAGCAGCTAGACAAGTTGCGCAATATTCTTACGGATGTTCCATTTGTTGGCTTAACAGCAACTGCTACTGAAAA GGTTCAGAGTGACATCATGAATTCCTTGAAGATGAGAGACCCTTACATTGCTGTTGGTTCATTTGATCGCAACAATCTTTTCTATGGAGTCAAATATTTCAATGGTTCTTCATTCGTGGATGAGCTTGTTGGAGAAGTCTCTAAATGTGTGGCCACTGCTGGTTCAACTATCATATACTGCACAACTGTTAGAGATACTGAACAG ATTTTCAAGTCACTTCTCAAGGAAGGAATCAAGGCTGGAATCTATCATGGCCAAATGAATAATAAAGCTCGTGTGGAGTCCCACAG CTCATTTGTGAGAGATGAATTGCATGTTATGGTAGCAACTATTGCTTTTGGCATGGGCATTGATAAACCAAACATAAGGTATGTGATACACTATGGCTGCCCAAAAAGTTTAGAGTCCTATTACCAGGAAAGCGGACGATGTGGTCGAGATGGTATAGCTTCTACATGCTGGCTTTATTATACAAGAGCCGACTTTGCAAAAGCTGATTTCTACTGCAGAGAAGCAAAATCG GAAAATCAAAGAACAGCTATTATGGAGTCGTTTATGGCTGCACGAAGTTATTGCATGCTGACAACTTGTAGAAGAAAGTATTTGCTGGACTATTTTGGGGAAAAATATGCATCTGATAATTGTG GAACTTGTGATAATTGTACCACCTCACAGAAGAAGAGCGACATGTGTAGAGAAGCATTTCTTCTAATGGCCTGTATTAGGTCATGTAGGGGTAATTGGGGCCTCAATATGCCTGTAGACATTCTGCGTGGATCTCGG TCTAAGAAAATTCTCGATGCTCAGTTTGACAAGCTCCCATTTCATGGGCTTGGGAAAGAGTTGTCAGCAAATTGGTGGAAAGCACTAGGTTACCAATTAATTTCTCACG GTTATTTGTCTGAGACTGTTAAAGATGTGTATAACTTTGtgtg TGTCAGTCCTAAAGGATTGCAGTTTCTGAGTTCATCAAAACCTGATCATCAACCTGCCTTAGTTCTGCCAGTGACCAGTGAAATGTCCAGcaaagatgaaaacagaaacAGAGTAGGTGCAGTTGGAGTTTTCAATGGTTTCACTCCTCTGGAATATGAGGGTCTGTCAGAG GCTGAAGTACAGCTATACAAAATGCTTTTAGATGAGAGAATGAAGCTTGCAAGAGCCATCAGAACTGCTCC GTATGCGATATGTGGTGATCAAACGTTGAAAAAGATAGCACTGGCAAGGCCCTCTACTAAAGCGAGATTAGCAAACATTGATGGTGTCAACCAG CACCTTCTGTCTAAGTACGGAGATCATTTTGTTCAAAATGTCCAATCTCTATCACGAGATTTAAAGCTTTCACTGGATGGGGATGCAAGTGCACAAAATACTATTACGAAACCCTTCCATACAATACCAAACTCCGACAGAAAACTAACACCATCCAAAATTGAGACTTGGAGAATGTGGCAAGAGGATGGTGTATCAGTAAAGAAAATTGCT AATTTCCCTGGCAGATCAGCCCCAATAAAAGAGGAAACCGTTCACCAATATATCCTTGATGCTGCTCAAGAGGGACGTCCAGTTGATTGGACCAGATTCAGCCAGGAGATTGGATTAACAAGTGAGATTTTTGCAAATATACAGGGAGCTATCTCAAAAGTTGGTTCAAGAGACAGATTGAAGCCTATTAAAAATGAGTTACCAGAAGAA ATAAGTTATATGCATATCAAGGCATGTTTGAAGATGCAGGATTTGGGGATATCAGCAGATGTAATTGCCCCTGGCCAACACCTTTGCCAAGCAGAGGAGCATTCTATTGAGACATCAGATTTACTTGCAAAATCTGGCTGTCCATGCCATATGGAAGAAGAGCCTTGTGAATCTAATATACCTGTCGGGACGATGGTTGGTGAATATTCTTCAGATAAAAGCAAAGAGGCAGATTCTAATTTCCCAGCGAATAACACAAGCCCAAAACAACCCACAGTCTCAATTGATGATCTGCCTTCCCCTAACAAACGCCAAAAAGTTAACAAGAGTTTACTTGCATTGGAGGCAACGGAGAGCTCACTGTTAAACTGGCTTAAGAATTATGGTGATGGG GTTTGCCTATCTGATATTTTGGAGCATTTCAATGGTTCCACAGGAGAGTTGGTGCTTGAACTACTGAGCTGCCTGGAGGGTGAGTTTTTGATATTTAAGAAGAATGGCCTGTATAGACTCATGTAA
- the LOC127806808 gene encoding uncharacterized protein LOC127806808 isoform X2 produces the protein MLASAAATLNSCSLSALPVAGSRFQRRLPAPLCSPPYLPQKMIISPCTTPAGGSGGWEGTSSVKTAVAAVDSSEPAEKQQATTKYYFVVANAKFMLDEEEHFKELMYERLRYYGERNKEQDFWLVIEPKFLDKFPNIINRLKRPAVALVSTNGPWITFMKLRLDRVLTESHEADSLEEALASNPVDLEFEKPEKWVAPYTKYEFGWWEPFLPPGSQKPKA, from the exons ATGTTAGCTTCAGCAGCAGCTACTCTGAATTCTTGCTCGTTGAGCGCCTTGCCGGTCGCCGGCAGCCGCTTCCAACGCCGACTACCGGCGCCTCTATGCTCGCCCCCATATCTCCCCCAGAAAATGATCATTAGCCCTTGCACCACCCCCGCCGGCGGCAGCGGCGGTTGGGAAGGAACTTCCTCTGTGAAGACGGCAGTTGCAGCCGTTGATTCCTCTGAACCGGCCGAGAAG CAACAGGCCACAACCAAGTATTATTTCGTAGTAGCAAATGCAAAATTCATGCTGGACGAGGAGGAGCACTTCAAGGAACTGATGTACGAGCGGCTTCGTTACTATGGAGAGCGTAACAAAGAGCAGGATTTCTGGCTTGTGATTGAACCCAAGTTCTTGGATAAGTTTCCTAACATTATCAACCGACTTAAGAGACCTGCCGTTGCTCTTGTTTCAACTAATGGCCCATGGATCAC GTTCATGAAGCTAAGGCTAGACAGAGTTTTAACAGAAAGCCACGAGGCAGACAGTCTGGAAGAAGCTTTGGCATCTAACCCTGTTGATTTAGAGTTTGAGAAGCCGGAAAAGTGGGTGGCACCCTATACGAAGTATGAGTTTGGCTGGTGGGAGCCGTTCTTGCCGCCAGGATCACAAAAGCCAAAAGCGTAG